The sequence AAGGTCGCACAGTGGATCGACCGGCTCGGGAGTGTGTGGGTCGAGGGTCAGATCACCCAGATCAATGCCCGTCCCGGTACCCGGACGGCGTTTCTCGTGCTGCGCGATCCGTCCGTCGACATGTCCCTCTCCGTGACGTGCTCACCTCAGCTGCTGCAGAACTCCCCTGTCCCCCTCACCGAGGGCAGTCGGGTGGTGATGTTCGGGAAGTTGTCGTTCTACACCGGCCGCGGATCGGTGTCGCTGCGAGTGACCGAGATCCGCGCGGTCGGAATCGGCGAACTCCTCGCGCGGATAGAGAGGCTGCGCGCGCTTCTGGCCGCGGAGGGCCTGTTCGACCCCCGGCTCAAGCGCCCGCTGCCCTTCCTTCCCGGGACCGTCGGCCTGATCACCGGCCGAGCAAGTGCCGCCGAGCACGATGTCCTCAGCGTGGCGCAGCGCCGCTGGCCGGCCGTCCGGTTCGAGATTCGTAACACCCCGGTGCAGGGCGTCACCGCAGTGCCGCAGATTCTCGACGCGTTGAAGGAACTCGACGCCGATCCGCACGTGGATGTGATCATTCTGGCCCGCGGCGGCGGAAGCGTGGAGGACCTGCTGCCGTTCTCCGACGAGACCCTCTGCCGGGCGATCGTCGCGTGCACCACCCCGATAGTCAGTGCCATCGGACACGAGCCCGATAGCCCGCTCAGCGATCACGTCGCCGATCTGCGCGCCGCTACCCCCACGGACGCCGCCAAACGGGTGGTCCCGGACGCTGTCGCCGAGCAGGCGCTGGTCAGCGAGCTGCGCTCACGCAGTGCGGCGGCGCTGCGGAATTGGGTACAGCGCGAATCCCACCTGATCTCCCAGCTGCGGAGCCGGCCGGTGCTCGCCGATCCGGTGCGCGCTCTCGACGAGCGGGGCGACGAGGTCGAGCGACTGCGCGAGGCGGGCCGCCGCGACATCACCAGGGCAATCGCCGCGGAGAGCACCACGATCGAGCACCTGCGGGCACGGTTGACCACCCTCGGACCCGCGGCCACGCTCGCCCGCGGCTATTCCGTCGTTCAGCGGATCGTGCCCGACGGCGATCCCGAGGTACTGCGTTCGGTCGACGACGCCCCGCCGGGCACCCAGATTCGCGTTCGAGTCGCCGACGGCGCAATCCGTGCCGCGGTGATGGGAAAGGACAAGTAGGACATGAGCAACAACGGGAACGACACCGACATCGCGGAGCTCGGTTACGAGGCGGCGCGTGACGAACTCGTCGACGTGGTCAAGGTGCTCGAACAAGGTGGCCTCGACCTCGACGCGTCACTCGCCCTGTGGGAGCGCGGGGAGGCTCTCGCGAAGCGGTGCGAGGAGCACCTCGCGGGAGCCCGCAAGCGCGTCGAGACTGCGCTCGCGCACGCCGACGACGAGAGCTGACGAATCGGCTGCGATCAAGCCGGGAGGATCGGGGCTTCGGCCGCGGCCGTGGTGAGCTGCTCGAATGCCTCCGGTGAGGCGCTGCCCGTCACGACGAGCCGGACGTCGCCGAAGTCGGAGACCCAGATCGGTTCGACTCCCTCACCGCCGTACACGATCCACGTATGACCTGCGATCTCTTCTGTACCGGTGGCCGTCCGCGGACCACCGGCCACAAAGGGCACCAGCACGGTTTCGAGCGCGTTGCTCTGCGTCAGCTGGATGTACCGACCGGCCGGCGTGATGAAGCCGACGGTGCTGGAGTCGCCGCCGCCGTCACCACTGACGATGCTGCGGCTCCCCGAGTTGGGTGTCCAGCCCTCGGGCGTCTCCGGCTGCCGAACCGGGAACGGAAGATCGTTCGCGTCGTACTTCAGCGCAGCGTCGATGTCGAAGCTGGGAATCGGCCCGGTCGTGGGACCGCCGGGGCTGAACGTGCACTGGCTGGCGATACCGGCGATCAGCACGCAGAACAGGACAAGGGGTACGAGCGACCACACCATGTCGCGGTTGTTGTGCAGGATGCGCGGTTTATCGGATGCCACGCACACCAGTATCCAGGGTCGGCCCCCGAACGACGATTCTCGGTCCCCGATATGTCGCCCCAGCAACGCACGTCACACAACTTTCTGGGAGAATCAGCCCTGAGATTCACTCGACAGTCGGCGGCCGACAGGCCGACCGGCACAGCGTCGACGTACAACGTCGACCGGAACTGCATCAGGAGGCACTGCCCATGACGGCCAGCACCACATCGAGACGCCGCGAGGCCCCGGACCGAAACCTTGCTCTCGAATTGGTCCGAGTCACCGAGGCTGGTGCAATGGCTGCCGGTCGCTGGGTCGGCCGTGGCGACAAGGAAGGTGGCGACGGCGCCGCCGTCGACGCCATGCGCCAGCTCGTGAGCTCGGTCTCGATGCGCGGTGTCGTGGTCATCGGCGAGGGCGAGAAGGACGAAGCCCCGATGCTGTTCAACGGCGAAGAGGTCGGCAACGGCGACGGCCCCGACTGCGACTTCGCGGTCGACCCGGTCGACGGAACCACCCTGATGGCCAAGGGAATGCCCAATGCGATCGCTGTCCTCGCAGTCGCCGAGCGCGGCGCGATGTTCGACCCGTCCGCCGTGTTCTACATGGAGAAGATCGCCGTCGGTCCCGACGCCGCCGATGTCATCGACATCACGGCGCCCGTTGCCGAGAACATCAAGCGTGTCGCGAAGGTCCGCAAGGCGTCTACCTCCGACGTGACGGTCTGTATCCTCGACCGTCCGCGGCACGCCGGGCTCATCCAGGAAGTCCGGGACACCGGCGCCCGGATCCGTCTCATCTCCGACGGCGACGTCGCGGGTGCGATCGCCGCCGCGCGTCCGGAGTCGGGCACCGACATCTTGATCGGCACCGGTGGCACGCCCGAGGGCATCATCGCCGCCGCCGCCATGCGCTGTATGGGTGGTTCGCTGCAGGGCCGGCTGGCCCCGACCGACGACGCCGAGCGTCAGAAGGCCATCGACGCCGGTCACGACCTCGACCGTGTGCTGACCACCGAAGACCTGGTGTCCGGCGAGAACGTCTTCTTCTGCGCCACCGGTGTCACCGACGGCGACCTGCTGCGTGGTGTCCGCTACTACGGTGGCGGCGCGTCCACCCAGTCCATCGTGATGCGATCCAAGTCGGGAACGGTCCGCATGATCGATGCGTACCACCGCCTCGAGAAGCTTCGTGAGTACTCGTCCGTCGACTTCGACGGTGAGGACGGGGCGGTTCCGCCGTCCTTCTGAGCGCCTTCGCCGCCCGTGCGCCTTTCTGGTAGCTCCTGCAACCACAACGGCGCACGGGCGCGCAGCGTCCGGAAGTGGCAATGTTTGACCCATGACGGAGAGCAACGAGCAGCAGTACCGGATCGAACACGACACCATGGGTGAGGTGCGGGTCCCCGTGGACGCGCTGTGGCGCGCACAGACGCAGCGCGCCGTCGAAAATTTCCCGATCAGTGGTCGAGGTCTCGAACGCACCCAGATTCGCGCCATGGGCCTCCTGAAGGCGGCGTGCGCGCAGGTTAACAAAGACCTCGGGCTCCTCGATCCCGAGAAGGCCGACGCGATCATCGCAGCGGCAGGTGAGATCGCCGAAGGCAAGCACGACGACCAGTTCCCCATCGACGTCTTTCAGACGGGCTCCGGAACCAGCTCCAACATGAACGCCAACGAGGTGATCGCCTCGATCGCCGCCGCAGCGGGTGTCGTCGTCCACCCCAATGACGACGTCAACATGTCGCAGTCGTCGAACGACACCTTCCCCACCGCCACTCATGTGGCCGCGACCGAGGCGGCGGTGAAGAACCTGATCCCGGCCCTCGACCACCTCCGGCTGGCCCTTCTCGACAAATCCACCGAGTGGAAGACGGTCGTGAAGTCGGGACGCACCCATCTCATGGATGCGGTCCCGGTGACGCTGGGTCAGGAGTTCGGGGGCTACGCCCGGCAGATGGAAGCCGGCATGGAACGCATCGTGGCATGTCTCCCACGGCTCGGCGAACTGCCCATCGGCGGAACCGCGGTCGGCACCGGCCTGAACGCCCCGGACGGTTTCGGCCCCAAAGTGGTGGCCGAACTGGTCAAGGCGACGGGCATCGACGCGCTCACGCCGGCGAAGAACAGTTTCGAGGCGCAGGCGGCGCGAGACGGTCTCGTCGAGGCGTCCGGGGCGATGCGCACCATCGCGGTATCCCTCACCAAGATCGCCAACGACATCCGGTGGATGGGTTCGGGTCCGCTCACCGGATTGGGCGAGATTCGGCTTCCCGACCTGCAGCCCGGCAGTTCGATCATGCCGGGCAAGGTCAATCCGGTACTCCCCGAGGCCGCCACCCAGGTGGCTGCGCAGGTAGTGGGCAACGATGCCGCCGTCGCCTGGGGTGGGGCTGCGGGCGCATTCGAGTTGAACGTCTACATTCCGATGATGGCCCGGAACGTTCTCGAATCGTTCGCCCTTCTCGCCAACGTCACGCGGCTGTTCGCCGACCGGTGTGTCGCGGGCCTGGTAGCTAATACCGATCACCTCAGGACCCTCGCCGAGTCTTCGCCGTCCATCGTCACGCCCCT comes from Rhodococcus oxybenzonivorans and encodes:
- the xseA gene encoding exodeoxyribonuclease VII large subunit; translated protein: MTSAQSRAASTAPSTADKPWPVRTVSAKVAQWIDRLGSVWVEGQITQINARPGTRTAFLVLRDPSVDMSLSVTCSPQLLQNSPVPLTEGSRVVMFGKLSFYTGRGSVSLRVTEIRAVGIGELLARIERLRALLAAEGLFDPRLKRPLPFLPGTVGLITGRASAAEHDVLSVAQRRWPAVRFEIRNTPVQGVTAVPQILDALKELDADPHVDVIILARGGGSVEDLLPFSDETLCRAIVACTTPIVSAIGHEPDSPLSDHVADLRAATPTDAAKRVVPDAVAEQALVSELRSRSAAALRNWVQRESHLISQLRSRPVLADPVRALDERGDEVERLREAGRRDITRAIAAESTTIEHLRARLTTLGPAATLARGYSVVQRIVPDGDPEVLRSVDDAPPGTQIRVRVADGAIRAAVMGKDK
- a CDS encoding exodeoxyribonuclease VII small subunit; translation: MSNNGNDTDIAELGYEAARDELVDVVKVLEQGGLDLDASLALWERGEALAKRCEEHLAGARKRVETALAHADDES
- a CDS encoding DUF4245 domain-containing protein, yielding MASDKPRILHNNRDMVWSLVPLVLFCVLIAGIASQCTFSPGGPTTGPIPSFDIDAALKYDANDLPFPVRQPETPEGWTPNSGSRSIVSGDGGGDSSTVGFITPAGRYIQLTQSNALETVLVPFVAGGPRTATGTEEIAGHTWIVYGGEGVEPIWVSDFGDVRLVVTGSASPEAFEQLTTAAAEAPILPA
- a CDS encoding class II fumarate hydratase, which encodes MTESNEQQYRIEHDTMGEVRVPVDALWRAQTQRAVENFPISGRGLERTQIRAMGLLKAACAQVNKDLGLLDPEKADAIIAAAGEIAEGKHDDQFPIDVFQTGSGTSSNMNANEVIASIAAAAGVVVHPNDDVNMSQSSNDTFPTATHVAATEAAVKNLIPALDHLRLALLDKSTEWKTVVKSGRTHLMDAVPVTLGQEFGGYARQMEAGMERIVACLPRLGELPIGGTAVGTGLNAPDGFGPKVVAELVKATGIDALTPAKNSFEAQAARDGLVEASGAMRTIAVSLTKIANDIRWMGSGPLTGLGEIRLPDLQPGSSIMPGKVNPVLPEAATQVAAQVVGNDAAVAWGGAAGAFELNVYIPMMARNVLESFALLANVTRLFADRCVAGLVANTDHLRTLAESSPSIVTPLNSAIGYEEAAAVAKQALKEKKTIRETVVDRGLIGDKLSEEELDKRLDVLAMAKVED
- the glpX gene encoding class II fructose-bisphosphatase — its product is MTASTTSRRREAPDRNLALELVRVTEAGAMAAGRWVGRGDKEGGDGAAVDAMRQLVSSVSMRGVVVIGEGEKDEAPMLFNGEEVGNGDGPDCDFAVDPVDGTTLMAKGMPNAIAVLAVAERGAMFDPSAVFYMEKIAVGPDAADVIDITAPVAENIKRVAKVRKASTSDVTVCILDRPRHAGLIQEVRDTGARIRLISDGDVAGAIAAARPESGTDILIGTGGTPEGIIAAAAMRCMGGSLQGRLAPTDDAERQKAIDAGHDLDRVLTTEDLVSGENVFFCATGVTDGDLLRGVRYYGGGASTQSIVMRSKSGTVRMIDAYHRLEKLREYSSVDFDGEDGAVPPSF